Proteins from a genomic interval of Roseinatronobacter monicus:
- a CDS encoding DUF2339 domain-containing protein has translation MEFLLTLISVAALWIALSSRTRIKKLEQDLATLRAQGVAAETDPVALTDVPATPAPDIPAPETSAQKGPWGVSSRNGATKKGSATTASVPKAGAKSSKESTFARLRPWLRDNWIYPVAGAALVLSGVFLVQYAVETGKLTPLTQIVLALVLAAGLVAAGEWLRPRPVAGPVLPATLTGAGLVIAMAAVLAALHLYAMIGPATALACLAILSFAAIGLGWLYGPMLSALGLAAGTLVPFVLGGGGPPPAALLGYFALLALAGLGIDAKRRWGWVTWLALAGPLGAMVIWRMAGADELGFALAVIIVAGAAMTLPFGYIAPMVQGPRALGRVRPAQGVRASFVASAVAGFGLALLVDGGMAGPIGIAALAILIAVWCLRAPALSDQMVLPILALPLWIVVQAWLGGGSVVYGFHLPRPPESPMPLQASYVLGLALLAGLAMIWRGEAEAPDRYAPFTLAGLILPGGALVALETMWQPANVIGPYAWALHAMAAAGLATMLALRYAARDNGQGPRLGAAAAAAFAFVGLGMMLLLGQAALTIALAVLMVAAAAMDRRFDIPGIGAFMVLASLALGWRLVLDPGITWHLDQAHSVQFLASIGATLAGPFLALWLMQRLADVHIRREARLVVETGLMGSAAVGAGLVIARLLPDQIGPHAQLGLQAGVLIALTWVQVRRAALPLLQRVRKTLAWLLALWAAVALVAAAIFPASPLVGIWPFWGEVAGWPVLNDLLLAYLFPALLLLALARARYLQFVAWGLCALWVATAIRHLWQGPDLRLLNGIAQGELYAYTFALLLAGAVALAWALHTRRPDLRKLGVALAGLAAAKAFLVDASELEGLLRVGAFLGLGLTLAGLAWLNGWVVAREGTPEARDT, from the coding sequence ATGGAATTCCTCCTGACTTTGATAAGCGTGGCGGCATTATGGATCGCCCTGTCATCGCGCACGCGCATAAAGAAGCTGGAGCAGGACCTTGCGACATTGCGCGCACAGGGCGTTGCGGCGGAAACCGATCCGGTGGCCCTTACCGACGTGCCCGCTACCCCTGCGCCCGACATTCCTGCGCCTGAAACATCCGCACAGAAGGGGCCTTGGGGTGTTTCTTCGCGCAATGGTGCGACAAAAAAAGGCAGCGCGACAACAGCAAGCGTGCCCAAGGCCGGTGCAAAATCGTCCAAAGAAAGCACATTCGCGCGGCTGCGGCCATGGTTGCGCGATAACTGGATTTACCCCGTTGCGGGGGCTGCACTGGTGCTTTCGGGGGTGTTTTTGGTGCAGTACGCGGTTGAAACCGGCAAACTGACCCCCCTGACGCAAATTGTGCTGGCGCTGGTTCTGGCCGCCGGGCTGGTCGCGGCGGGCGAATGGCTGCGCCCGCGCCCTGTTGCCGGCCCTGTTCTGCCCGCGACGCTGACAGGGGCGGGGCTGGTGATTGCAATGGCGGCAGTTCTGGCCGCGCTGCATTTGTATGCGATGATCGGGCCTGCCACAGCGTTGGCCTGTCTGGCGATATTGTCATTCGCGGCCATCGGGCTTGGCTGGCTATACGGACCCATGCTGTCGGCATTGGGGCTGGCTGCGGGGACTTTGGTTCCTTTCGTCCTTGGCGGCGGGGGACCACCGCCCGCTGCGCTGTTGGGCTATTTCGCGCTGCTGGCCCTTGCCGGACTTGGAATCGACGCAAAACGGCGCTGGGGCTGGGTTACATGGCTGGCGCTTGCAGGGCCGCTGGGCGCTATGGTCATTTGGCGGATGGCAGGCGCGGATGAGTTGGGTTTCGCGCTGGCCGTGATCATTGTGGCTGGCGCTGCGATGACGCTGCCTTTCGGCTATATCGCGCCAATGGTGCAGGGGCCGCGCGCCTTGGGGCGGGTCAGACCCGCGCAAGGGGTGCGCGCCAGTTTCGTGGCCTCCGCGGTGGCGGGGTTTGGTCTGGCGCTGTTGGTGGACGGGGGGATGGCAGGGCCGATAGGCATTGCCGCGCTGGCGATATTGATTGCTGTCTGGTGTCTGCGTGCGCCTGCGTTGTCCGACCAGATGGTGCTGCCCATTCTTGCGCTGCCGCTGTGGATTGTGGTGCAGGCATGGCTGGGCGGCGGGTCGGTCGTCTATGGCTTTCATCTGCCGCGTCCGCCGGAATCGCCCATGCCGCTACAGGCCAGCTATGTCTTGGGGTTGGCGCTGCTGGCCGGTCTGGCCATGATCTGGCGGGGCGAGGCGGAAGCCCCCGACCGCTACGCGCCCTTCACACTTGCCGGGCTTATCCTGCCCGGTGGGGCATTGGTCGCGCTTGAAACCATGTGGCAACCGGCAAACGTGATCGGCCCCTACGCATGGGCATTGCATGCGATGGCTGCGGCTGGGTTGGCGACCATGCTGGCCTTGCGCTACGCCGCGCGCGACAACGGCCAGGGGCCGCGACTGGGCGCTGCTGCTGCTGCGGCCTTCGCCTTCGTGGGGCTGGGCATGATGCTGCTGCTGGGGCAGGCGGCACTGACGATTGCGCTGGCGGTGCTGATGGTGGCCGCAGCCGCAATGGACCGCCGCTTCGATATTCCCGGCATCGGGGCGTTCATGGTGCTGGCATCGCTTGCGTTGGGCTGGCGGCTGGTGCTGGATCCCGGCATCACATGGCATCTGGATCAGGCGCATAGCGTTCAGTTTCTGGCGTCCATCGGTGCGACACTTGCGGGGCCGTTTTTGGCGCTTTGGCTGATGCAGCGCCTTGCGGATGTGCATATTCGCCGCGAGGCGCGTCTGGTTGTCGAAACCGGATTGATGGGCAGTGCAGCGGTCGGTGCGGGGCTTGTTATTGCGCGGCTGTTACCCGACCAGATTGGCCCTCATGCGCAGTTGGGGTTGCAAGCCGGTGTCCTGATTGCGTTGACATGGGTGCAGGTCCGGCGTGCCGCATTGCCGTTACTGCAACGTGTCCGCAAAACCCTTGCATGGCTGCTTGCACTTTGGGCCGCGGTGGCGCTGGTCGCGGCCGCGATTTTCCCGGCTTCGCCGCTTGTCGGCATTTGGCCATTCTGGGGAGAGGTTGCGGGATGGCCGGTGTTGAATGACCTGCTGCTGGCATATCTGTTTCCCGCCCTTCTGCTGCTGGCCTTGGCGCGGGCGCGCTATCTTCAGTTTGTGGCGTGGGGACTTTGTGCGCTGTGGGTCGCAACAGCAATCCGTCACCTGTGGCAAGGCCCCGATCTGCGCCTATTGAACGGAATCGCACAGGGAGAGCTTTATGCCTATACATTTGCATTGCTGTTGGCCGGTGCTGTAGCGTTGGCATGGGCCTTGCACACGCGGCGGCCGGACCTGCGCAAACTTGGCGTGGCACTTGCTGGGCTTGCAGCCGCCAAGGCGTTTCTGGTCGACGCGTCCGAACTGGAGGGGCTGTTGCGTGTGGGCGCATTTCTGGGGTTGGGGCTGACGCTGGCGGGGCTGGCATGGTTGAACGGCTGGGTCGTTGCGCGCGAGGGCACGCCCGAGGCGCGCGACACCTGA
- a CDS encoding Hcp family type VI secretion system effector has translation MPMPAYLTIEGETQGLITQGATTFDSITNEWQAGHEDEIMVQAFSHAVITPRDPQSGSPTGTRIHQPFTFTCTLNKSVPLLYNALVTGELLTKVELKWYRTQASEQVHFFTTALEEALIVDINCDMPHCKDMTSKDYTQLVQVKMTYRKIMWDHVVAGTSGSDDWRNPIQA, from the coding sequence ATGCCAATGCCGGCGTATCTGACCATTGAAGGCGAAACCCAGGGCCTGATCACCCAAGGGGCGACCACATTTGATTCCATCACCAATGAATGGCAAGCAGGCCATGAAGACGAGATCATGGTGCAGGCGTTCTCACATGCGGTGATCACACCGCGCGACCCGCAGTCGGGCTCACCCACGGGCACCCGCATCCACCAGCCCTTTACCTTTACTTGCACGCTGAACAAATCGGTGCCGCTTTTGTACAACGCGCTGGTCACCGGCGAATTGCTCACCAAGGTCGAGCTGAAATGGTACCGCACCCAGGCATCCGAGCAGGTGCATTTCTTCACCACCGCGCTGGAAGAGGCTTTGATCGTCGATATCAATTGCGACATGCCACATTGCAAGGACATGACCTCCAAGGATTACACCCAGCTTGTGCAGGTCAAGATGACCTACCGCAAGATCATGTGGGATCATGTGGTCGCGGGCACATCCGGCTCTGATGACTGGCGCAATCCGATCCAGGCGTAA
- a CDS encoding type VI secretion system Vgr family protein codes for MGAFETISSLAQRFLDQDQDLAFGFEAAAGRFTVVGFSVQEAINTPFEIVVDLASLDPDIDLAALLDAPACLGLYSKYQAPRHFHGIVTDAMRGDSGYRRTFYTLVLRPSLSRLDHGSDWRIWQDMTVPEVAAQLLSEQGVTDVDWRLAETYLPREYLTQAGETNRAFLERILAEEGIFYAFAHSPDGHKLIVTDAPLAMPMIADPVLAYNANPGGQSRGVWVSRFSQTERLRASHYAMEDYTFHNPPAGMGTLAVGERLDGLKGRYEHFAYPGRYKDPASVGNRFTRHRIEAERVDATTGAGETNCLHLNAAFQMTLAAHTDPRANSRHRLLAVSHSGQQSAALEEDAGDAPTTYSASFVTQPGHLPYRPAVPRKPVVDGPQMAVVTGPPGEEIYCDNFGRVKVQFEWNRHTPADEHSSCWIRVSQNWGGGGWGHMAIPRIGQEVIVDFFDGDADQPIITGRTYNARNRPPYKLPEHKTRMTIKSDTHKGKGFNELRFEDEAGREEVFLHAQKDRNEKIRNNHTERIDNNWVQSIGNHKVVEVDGSHSESVHGSMAVHIGRSSRGRALANSDRSSQQGIGDIAVKLGIPGLRDAAAGFYSLHADAVISETTPGVKSQVIGVSKSVQVGSTLVEQAGNSIQLASGSQMSIDAGDTVTVTSGGEIEIRVGKAELRMTADGFIRLKGDTLYLDFENGVEVEGGKEIKMAASKINLN; via the coding sequence ATGGGTGCATTCGAGACGATATCCAGCCTTGCGCAGCGGTTTCTGGATCAGGATCAGGATCTGGCCTTCGGGTTTGAAGCGGCGGCGGGGCGGTTCACGGTTGTGGGGTTCTCGGTGCAAGAGGCGATCAACACGCCCTTCGAGATCGTTGTGGATCTGGCCTCATTGGACCCTGATATCGATCTGGCAGCCCTGCTGGATGCGCCGGCCTGTCTGGGATTGTATAGCAAATACCAGGCCCCGCGTCATTTCCACGGGATTGTCACAGATGCCATGCGCGGCGATAGCGGGTACCGGCGCACCTTTTATACGCTGGTGCTGCGCCCGAGCCTGTCGCGGCTCGATCATGGCTCGGATTGGCGCATCTGGCAGGATATGACCGTGCCCGAAGTGGCCGCGCAATTGCTGTCCGAACAGGGCGTCACGGATGTGGATTGGCGGCTGGCTGAGACCTATCTGCCGCGCGAATATCTGACCCAGGCGGGCGAGACCAACCGCGCGTTCCTGGAGCGCATTCTGGCCGAGGAAGGGATTTTCTACGCCTTCGCCCATTCGCCCGACGGCCATAAGCTGATCGTGACCGATGCGCCGCTGGCCATGCCGATGATCGCCGATCCGGTGCTGGCCTATAATGCCAATCCCGGCGGGCAGTCGCGCGGGGTCTGGGTCAGCCGCTTCAGTCAGACCGAGCGGCTGCGCGCCTCGCATTATGCGATGGAGGATTACACGTTCCACAACCCCCCCGCCGGGATGGGCACGCTGGCCGTGGGCGAGCGGCTGGACGGGCTGAAAGGGCGCTACGAGCATTTCGCCTATCCGGGCCGCTACAAAGACCCCGCCAGCGTGGGCAACCGCTTCACCCGCCACCGGATCGAGGCTGAGCGGGTCGATGCCACCACTGGCGCGGGTGAGACGAATTGCCTGCATTTGAACGCAGCCTTCCAGATGACGCTGGCCGCCCATACTGACCCGCGCGCCAATAGCCGCCACCGGCTGCTGGCCGTGTCGCATTCGGGCCAGCAATCCGCCGCGCTGGAAGAAGATGCAGGCGACGCGCCCACGACCTATTCCGCCAGCTTCGTCACCCAGCCCGGACATCTGCCCTATCGCCCCGCAGTGCCGCGCAAACCGGTGGTGGACGGGCCGCAAATGGCCGTGGTCACCGGCCCCCCCGGAGAAGAGATTTATTGTGACAATTTTGGCCGCGTGAAGGTCCAATTCGAATGGAATCGCCACACACCTGCCGACGAACACTCCAGCTGCTGGATCCGCGTCAGCCAGAACTGGGGCGGAGGCGGCTGGGGCCATATGGCCATCCCGCGCATTGGCCAGGAAGTCATCGTGGATTTCTTCGACGGGGATGCCGACCAACCCATCATCACCGGCCGTACCTACAACGCCCGCAACCGCCCTCCTTACAAACTGCCCGAACACAAGACCCGCATGACCATCAAGTCCGACACCCACAAGGGCAAGGGTTTCAACGAGCTGCGGTTCGAGGATGAGGCCGGGCGGGAGGAAGTGTTCCTGCATGCGCAGAAGGACAGGAACGAGAAGATCCGTAACAACCACACAGAGCGCATCGACAATAACTGGGTGCAATCTATTGGTAACCACAAGGTCGTAGAAGTGGATGGCAGCCATAGTGAATCCGTGCACGGCAGTATGGCGGTTCACATCGGTCGAAGCAGTCGGGGACGCGCTCTTGCAAACTCAGATAGGTCTTCGCAGCAAGGTATTGGCGACATCGCGGTGAAGTTAGGAATCCCGGGCCTGCGCGATGCTGCGGCCGGATTCTATTCATTACATGCTGATGCGGTCATCTCAGAAACAACGCCTGGCGTGAAGTCGCAGGTCATTGGTGTGAGTAAATCCGTCCAGGTTGGCAGCACTTTGGTCGAGCAAGCAGGGAACTCAATCCAGCTTGCTTCCGGCTCTCAGATGTCCATAGATGCAGGGGACACGGTTACTGTCACCAGTGGAGGCGAGATTGAAATCCGGGTCGGTAAAGCGGAATTGCGGATGACTGCGGATGGTTTCATCAGGCTCAAGGGAGACACGCTCTACCTCGATTTCGAAAATGGCGTTGAGGTTGAGGGCGGCAAAGAGATCAAGATGGCCGCTTCAAAGATAAATCTGAATTGA
- a CDS encoding PAAR domain-containing protein, whose translation MPAIARVGDVHDCPRHGKNTITEGGSGEVDGRAIARLGDACACGALITEGSSVAGLDGKPVAYVGCKTSCGGTITSGSDTGEVPV comes from the coding sequence ATGCCCGCAATCGCCCGCGTTGGAGATGTTCATGACTGCCCCAGGCATGGAAAGAACACGATCACCGAAGGAGGATCAGGCGAGGTCGATGGCCGCGCGATTGCCCGCTTGGGCGACGCCTGCGCCTGCGGCGCGCTAATCACCGAGGGATCATCAGTGGCCGGGCTTGACGGCAAACCCGTGGCATATGTTGGGTGCAAAACCAGCTGCGGCGGCACAATCACCAGCGGCTCAGATACCGGCGAGGTTCCGGTGTGA
- a CDS encoding Hcp family type VI secretion system effector has translation MPMPAYLTIEGETQGLITQGATTFDSITNEWQAGHEDEIMVQAFSHAVITPRDPQSGSPTGTRIHQPFTFTCTLNKSVPLLYNALVTGELLTKVELKWYRTQASEQVHFFTTALEEALIVDINCDMPHCKDMTSKDYTQLVQVKMTYRKIMWDHVVAGTSGSDDWRNPIQA, from the coding sequence ATGCCAATGCCGGCGTATCTGACCATTGAAGGCGAAACCCAGGGCCTGATCACCCAAGGGGCGACCACATTTGATTCCATCACCAATGAATGGCAAGCAGGCCATGAAGACGAGATCATGGTGCAGGCGTTCTCACATGCGGTGATCACACCGCGCGACCCGCAGTCGGGCTCACCCACGGGCACCCGCATCCACCAGCCCTTTACCTTTACTTGCACGCTGAACAAATCGGTGCCGCTTTTGTACAACGCGCTGGTCACCGGCGAATTGCTCACCAAGGTCGAGCTGAAATGGTACCGCACCCAGGCATCCGAGCAGGTGCATTTCTTCACCACCGCGCTGGAAGAGGCTTTGATCGTCGATATCAATTGCGACATGCCACATTGCAAGGACATGACCTCCAAGGATTACACCCAGCTTGTGCAGGTCAAGATGACCTACCGCAAGATCATGTGGGATCATGTGGTCGCGGGCACATCCGGCTCTGATGACTGGCGCAATCCGATCCAGGCCTGA
- a CDS encoding type VI secretion system Vgr family protein has translation MSLFEQLSSLAQRFLDQDQDLAFGFEAAAGRFTVVGFSVQEAINTPFEIVVDLASLDPDIDLAALLDAPACLGLYSKYQTPRHFHGIVTDAMRGDSGYRRTFYTLVLRPSLSRLDHGSDWRIWQDMTVPEVAAQLLSEQGVTDVDWRLDETYLPREYLTQAGETNRAFLERILAEEGIFYAFAHSPDGHKLIVTDAPLAMPMIADPVLAYNANPGGQSRGVWVSRFSQTERLRASHYAMEDYTFHNPPAGMGTLAVGERLDGLKGRYEHFAYPGRYKDPASVGNRFTRHRIEAERVDATTGAGETNCLHLNAAFQMTLAAHTDPRANSRHRLLAVSHSGQQSAALEEDAGDAPTTYSASFVTQPGHLPYRPAVPRKPVVDGPQMAVVTAPPGEEIYCDNFGRVKVQFEWNRHTPADEHSSCWIRVSQNWGGGGWGHMAIPRIGQEVIVDFFDGDADQPIITGRTYNARNRPPYKLPEHKTRMTIKSDTHKGTGFNELRFEDEAGREEVFLHAQKDRNEKTRNNHTERIDNNWVQSVGAEKVIEVGDNHIERIGGNVFISVGPSNLGQMFSRGLQTLTEGIGKVASALGLPGVINPGTGNYALTVEKSKTEAVGVLSSETVGSHKYISAGQQISLNAGTNVTVTANRVLDLSAHSLVAIKVGKSVLTMHKDGRVILSGKSFKIDMEDKIDAKAGEIRLN, from the coding sequence ATGAGCTTATTTGAGCAGCTTTCCAGCCTTGCGCAGCGGTTTCTGGATCAGGATCAGGATCTGGCCTTCGGGTTTGAAGCGGCGGCGGGGCGGTTCACGGTTGTGGGGTTCTCGGTGCAAGAGGCGATCAACACGCCCTTCGAGATCGTTGTGGATCTGGCCTCATTGGACCCTGATATCGATCTGGCAGCCCTGCTGGATGCGCCGGCCTGTCTGGGATTGTATAGCAAATACCAGACCCCGCGTCATTTCCACGGGATTGTCACAGATGCCATGCGCGGCGATAGCGGGTACCGGCGCACCTTTTATACGCTGGTGCTGCGCCCGAGCCTGTCGCGGCTCGATCATGGCTCGGATTGGCGCATCTGGCAGGATATGACCGTGCCCGAAGTGGCCGCGCAATTGCTGTCCGAACAGGGCGTCACGGATGTGGATTGGCGGCTGGATGAGACCTATCTGCCGCGCGAATATCTGACCCAGGCGGGCGAGACCAACCGCGCGTTCCTGGAGCGCATTCTGGCCGAGGAAGGGATTTTCTACGCCTTCGCCCATTCGCCCGACGGCCATAAGCTGATCGTGACCGATGCGCCGCTGGCCATGCCGATGATCGCCGATCCGGTGCTGGCCTATAATGCCAATCCCGGCGGGCAGTCGCGCGGGGTCTGGGTCAGCCGCTTCAGTCAGACCGAGCGGCTGCGCGCCTCGCATTATGCGATGGAGGATTACACGTTCCACAACCCCCCCGCCGGGATGGGCACGCTGGCCGTGGGCGAGCGGCTGGACGGGCTGAAAGGGCGCTACGAGCATTTCGCCTATCCGGGCCGCTACAAAGACCCCGCCAGCGTGGGCAACCGCTTCACCCGCCACAGGATCGAGGCTGAGCGGGTCGATGCCACCACTGGCGCGGGTGAGACGAATTGCCTGCATTTGAACGCAGCCTTCCAGATGACGCTGGCCGCCCATACTGACCCGCGCGCCAATAGCCGCCACCGGCTGCTGGCCGTGTCGCATTCGGGCCAGCAATCCGCCGCGCTGGAAGAAGACGCAGGCGACGCGCCCACGACCTATTCCGCCAGCTTCGTCACCCAGCCCGGACATCTGCCCTATCGCCCCGCAGTGCCGCGCAAACCGGTGGTGGACGGGCCGCAAATGGCCGTGGTCACCGCCCCCCCCGGAGAAGAGATTTATTGTGACAATTTTGGCCGCGTGAAGGTCCAATTCGAATGGAATCGCCACACACCTGCCGACGAGCACTCCAGCTGCTGGATCCGCGTCAGCCAGAACTGGGGCGGAGGCGGCTGGGGCCATATGGCCATCCCGCGCATTGGCCAGGAAGTCATCGTGGATTTCTTCGACGGGGATGCCGACCAACCCATCATCACCGGCCGTACCTACAACGCCCGCAACCGCCCTCCTTACAAACTGCCCGAACACAAGACCCGCATGACCATCAAGTCCGACACCCACAAGGGGACAGGGTTCAACGAGCTGCGGTTTGAGGATGAGGCCGGGCGGGAGGAAGTGTTCCTGCATGCGCAGAAGGACAGGAACGAGAAGACCCGTAACAACCACACAGAGCGCATCGACAATAACTGGGTGCAGAGTGTAGGTGCGGAAAAGGTCATAGAGGTCGGAGACAATCACATCGAACGTATCGGTGGAAATGTTTTCATATCTGTCGGCCCTTCCAATCTTGGGCAAATGTTCTCTCGCGGGCTGCAAACCCTGACGGAAGGCATTGGCAAAGTTGCGAGTGCCCTTGGACTGCCCGGTGTGATCAATCCAGGGACGGGCAACTACGCCTTGACCGTGGAAAAAAGTAAGACCGAGGCTGTTGGCGTGTTGTCATCGGAAACTGTGGGCTCGCATAAATACATCAGCGCCGGTCAACAAATCAGCCTGAATGCGGGCACCAATGTGACGGTGACCGCAAATAGGGTTCTGGATCTTTCCGCTCATTCTCTTGTCGCAATCAAGGTGGGGAAATCGGTTTTGACGATGCATAAGGATGGGCGAGTTATCTTGTCGGGGAAATCTTTCAAGATCGATATGGAAGACAAGATAGACGCCAAAGCAGGCGAGATAAGGTTGAACTGA
- a CDS encoding PAAR domain-containing protein has protein sequence MPAISRKGDSASGHGCFPPTSAVSASPNVYINDIPALRQGDAVAAHGCGKCPPHPRSVAGGSATVFVNGRPVARLGDSVDCGGAMAAASGNVYAGG, from the coding sequence ATGCCCGCCATTTCACGCAAGGGCGATAGTGCATCCGGACATGGTTGCTTTCCGCCAACATCGGCAGTATCTGCAAGCCCGAATGTCTATATCAACGACATCCCAGCCTTGCGGCAGGGGGATGCGGTCGCTGCGCACGGGTGTGGCAAATGCCCCCCACATCCCCGCAGTGTGGCAGGTGGGTCCGCAACTGTGTTTGTCAATGGTCGCCCCGTTGCCAGATTGGGCGATTCTGTAGATTGCGGCGGTGCGATGGCAGCAGCTTCAGGAAATGTCTATGCCGGAGGATAA